From the Kitasatospora viridis genome, one window contains:
- a CDS encoding carbohydrate ABC transporter permease, with amino-acid sequence MRHKKYPFIVGFLIVPVALYVLLVIWPYVQTFGYSLTDWSGASQQMNFIGLRNYTSLFGDSVFVTALEHNLLLLIVLPLATILLALFFAFMLNVGGRGGTGGVKGVRGAGFYKVVFFFPQVLSVAILSVLFQGVYRTDQGGLLNGVLVKLGLEDPNKPLQWLADPNWGLWCVIGVLIWSGVGFYLVLFSAAMQAVPKDIYEAALLDGAGRGQTFFKITLPLLWETIQTAWVYLAIAAMDCFALVSTMTPGSYYGGGPDHHSEILATLLMRNFITYGKAGYACAMGVVIFFITLILSVISLRVTRREQIEF; translated from the coding sequence ATGCGTCACAAGAAATACCCCTTCATCGTGGGGTTCCTCATCGTCCCGGTGGCGCTCTACGTGCTGCTGGTGATCTGGCCGTACGTGCAGACCTTCGGGTACTCGCTGACCGACTGGTCCGGGGCCTCGCAGCAGATGAACTTCATCGGGCTGCGCAACTACACCAGCCTGTTCGGCGACAGCGTCTTCGTCACCGCGCTGGAGCACAACCTGCTGCTGCTGATCGTGCTGCCGCTGGCCACCATCCTGCTGGCGCTGTTCTTCGCCTTCATGCTCAACGTCGGTGGCCGGGGCGGCACCGGCGGGGTGAAGGGCGTGCGCGGCGCGGGCTTCTACAAGGTGGTCTTCTTCTTCCCGCAGGTGCTCTCGGTGGCGATCCTGTCGGTGCTCTTCCAGGGCGTCTACCGGACCGACCAGGGCGGTCTGCTCAACGGCGTGCTGGTCAAGCTCGGCCTGGAGGACCCGAACAAGCCGCTGCAGTGGCTGGCCGACCCCAACTGGGGCCTGTGGTGCGTGATCGGCGTGCTGATCTGGTCCGGCGTCGGGTTCTACCTGGTGCTGTTCTCGGCCGCCATGCAGGCGGTGCCGAAGGACATCTACGAGGCGGCCCTGCTGGACGGCGCCGGGCGCGGTCAGACCTTCTTCAAGATCACCCTGCCGCTGCTCTGGGAGACCATCCAGACCGCCTGGGTCTACCTGGCGATCGCCGCGATGGACTGCTTCGCGCTGGTCTCCACGATGACCCCCGGGTCGTACTACGGCGGCGGTCCGGACCACCACAGCGAGATCCTGGCGACCCTGCTGATGCGCAACTTCATCACCTACGGCAAGGCCGGCTACGCCTGCGCCATGGGTGTGGTGATCTTCTTCATCACCCTCATCCTGTCCGTGATCTCGCTCCGGGTCACCCGGCGCGAGCAGATCGAGTTCTGA